The Algoriphagus sp. TR-M9 genome has a window encoding:
- a CDS encoding DUF2075 domain-containing protein, with the protein MQRSYYSNTISEFIKDNNDKILGQLIRNHDFAADILQRNAWVKQIEILKKELASINNGQIYFEFSIPRMGKRVDNILIIKDFIFVLEFKVGDTEYQKHGIDQTVDYCLDLKNFHEGSHHEKLVPVLISTRAPNFKNSYEVNDRLFEPLKANQNNIGSIIAETLLSSNGLQINPILWENSIYKPTPTIIEASQALYRGHSVSEISRHDAGAINLSITTECINRIIEHSKAEGSKSICFLTGVPGAGKTLAGLNIANERRKAHEDENAVFLSGNGPLVYVLREALVRDEVQKAKEKGQKLTKKQSAIKANAFIQNIHHFRDDNLISNQAPDEKVVIFDEAQRAWTKKKASSFMKGKGMEFEMSEPEFLIDVMNRHSNHCTIICLIGGGQEINTGEAGLSEWVNALKSHHQDWDIYYSNLITSDNDYLADEELKNWLQANGNSEEYLHLSVSVRSFRSERISSFVHEVIRGNSIQANSILTDINSVFPFFVTRDFNTAKQWLRKKAKGTERIGLVGSSGGRRLRAVGIDVKNEITAEDWFLNEATDVRSSYYLETVATEFDIQGLEIDYLCLAWDINFYFKDEKWNYQSFEGSKWKAVKSEVEKSYLRNAYRVLMTRARQGIVIFIPHGESLDPTRPLDLYDSTFEFLLSCGMKEI; encoded by the coding sequence AATTAATAATGGTCAAATTTATTTTGAGTTTTCTATTCCTAGAATGGGAAAACGTGTCGACAATATTTTAATCATTAAAGATTTCATCTTTGTACTTGAATTTAAAGTGGGTGATACAGAATATCAAAAGCATGGAATAGATCAAACTGTAGACTACTGTTTAGACTTGAAAAATTTCCATGAAGGCAGCCACCACGAAAAACTTGTACCTGTACTGATCTCTACAAGAGCTCCCAATTTTAAGAACAGTTATGAAGTAAACGACAGGCTGTTTGAACCTCTTAAAGCAAATCAAAACAATATTGGTAGTATCATAGCCGAGACACTTTTATCGAGTAACGGATTACAAATCAATCCTATTCTTTGGGAGAATTCAATTTACAAACCTACTCCAACTATAATAGAAGCGTCACAGGCTCTTTATAGAGGTCACTCAGTTTCTGAAATTTCAAGGCATGATGCAGGGGCAATTAACCTATCTATTACCACTGAATGTATAAATCGAATCATTGAACATTCTAAGGCTGAAGGTTCAAAATCAATTTGTTTTTTAACCGGTGTGCCAGGCGCAGGTAAAACCTTAGCCGGACTTAATATCGCCAATGAAAGAAGGAAAGCTCATGAAGATGAAAATGCAGTATTTCTTTCAGGAAATGGACCTTTAGTGTATGTGCTGAGAGAGGCTTTGGTAAGAGATGAAGTTCAAAAGGCAAAGGAAAAAGGCCAAAAGCTTACTAAGAAACAATCAGCTATTAAAGCCAATGCCTTTATTCAAAACATTCACCATTTTCGGGATGACAACCTCATCTCAAATCAAGCTCCAGATGAAAAGGTGGTTATTTTTGACGAAGCCCAAAGGGCATGGACCAAAAAGAAAGCTTCATCTTTTATGAAAGGGAAAGGAATGGAATTTGAAATGTCCGAACCTGAGTTTTTGATAGATGTAATGAATAGGCATTCTAATCATTGCACAATTATCTGTTTAATAGGGGGTGGACAAGAGATTAATACCGGTGAAGCTGGCCTATCTGAATGGGTAAATGCATTGAAAAGTCATCACCAAGATTGGGATATTTATTACTCCAATCTTATCACTAGTGACAATGACTATTTAGCTGACGAAGAACTAAAAAATTGGCTCCAAGCAAATGGTAATTCGGAAGAATATCTACACTTGTCAGTATCTGTCCGCTCATTTCGATCAGAAAGAATTTCATCTTTTGTTCACGAGGTTATAAGGGGCAATTCAATCCAAGCAAATTCCATATTGACAGATATCAATAGTGTATTTCCATTTTTCGTAACAAGAGACTTTAACACTGCAAAACAATGGCTTAGAAAAAAAGCTAAGGGAACAGAAAGAATCGGATTAGTTGGTAGTTCTGGAGGAAGACGTTTAAGGGCTGTTGGGATTGATGTGAAGAATGAAATTACTGCAGAGGATTGGTTTTTAAATGAAGCCACTGATGTTCGTTCCTCTTATTATCTTGAGACAGTCGCAACTGAGTTTGATATTCAGGGTTTGGAAATAGACTATCTGTGCTTGGCTTGGGATATTAATTTCTATTTCAAGGATGAGAAATGGAACTATCAATCCTTCGAGGGATCTAAATGGAAAGCTGTCAAAAGTGAGGTCGAAAAATCCTATCTAAGAAATGCCTACAGAGTACTCATGACTAGAGCTCGCCAAGGTATTGTTATCTTCATTCCACATGGAGAAAGCTTGGATCCCACTAGGCCTCTAGATTTATATGATAGCACTTTTGAATTTTTACTTTCATGCGGTATGAAGGAAATTTGA